AAGCTTGTTCAGCGATGTCTATGAGGTCGTTTGCATCAACAGAGCGATCCTCACCAGGGACTTCTATCATCAACGTGGTTATATTCCTCTGATTATGGGTTGGTGTAGTAATATTTTTTCCGTATCCCCCTATTTTTCTCACTGTTTCCATGGCGCATGGGCAAGCTGTCATACCTATTGCTTTCACGCCGATGAGTTTCTTTACTTCCCCTTTGTTGTTTGCCCTTGCCTCAGCAACAAGTTTGTAAGGCTCTAAACCTTTTTTACCAGACGGGTAAACCCTGTCTAGGAAATAATCTGCTTCTGCTTTTACCTCTGAGCAGGTCGCGTAATCATGTTTTTTGAGTAGTAGTTTTGCTATTTTAGCGCAGAATGATTCAAGGTCAGATACTGGTTCCTTTAGGTTTTCATCGTTTATCTCTGAGACCAACTCTAGGTTACGTGACATATGGCTTCCTTTTTGGGAAGCCGGTAGATCAACAAAAAGATCCATTTTCACAACCAATGATATAGCAGTGTCTCTACCTGGTCTCTTTATGTGAACAAGTTTTTTTACATCTGTTACACCAACACGAGTTAGTTTGAAATTTGATTGTGATGGACTTGATTGTACATCTGGTAAATCTATGGATCTTATCTAAATCACCCCTTCTCAAAATAAAAATCGTTTTAATTAAAGTTCGCATTCAACCCAGTTTTGCAAAAAGTACATTAAACAGGTTCTAATTTAGGGTGAACATATTCTTGCCGCTGTAGCATAGCCTGGTTGCGCGATTCCTTGGTAAGGAATAGGTCGAGGGTTCAAATCCCTCCAGCGGCTCTTGTTAACAATCATTTCTTCTTTCTTTGTTTGATTATATTTCCTACTGCTTTTCCACCCTGGAGATATGCTTCTGTTATGTAATCTTTATCTTTCATTAACCCTTCTTTGTTTTTCCCTTTTTTATCGTCTAAACCGTAAACCATAAGATCACTACCTCTTAGAATAAAGAGTTATATATAGCTTTCCTCCTGTT
This Candidatus Thermoplasmatota archaeon DNA region includes the following protein-coding sequences:
- the mptA gene encoding GTP cyclohydrolase MptA produces the protein MRSIDLPDVQSSPSQSNFKLTRVGVTDVKKLVHIKRPGRDTAISLVVKMDLFVDLPASQKGSHMSRNLELVSEINDENLKEPVSDLESFCAKIAKLLLKKHDYATCSEVKAEADYFLDRVYPSGKKGLEPYKLVAEARANNKGEVKKLIGVKAIGMTACPCAMETVRKIGGYGKNITTPTHNQRNITTLMIEVPGEDRSVDANDLIDIAEQAFSSPTYSILKRDEEAKIVFNAHNNPKFVEDVVRDILSAILKKYKNLPDDVLVIVRSESEESIHKHNAFAERVTTLGELRK